The proteins below come from a single Corynebacterium glyciniphilum AJ 3170 genomic window:
- the ligD gene encoding non-homologous end-joining DNA ligase, whose translation MSTAETVEVDGRSVRVTHPNKVMYPSTGTTKRDVIDYLLTVAPWLVGHAHDRPATRKRWVDGVGTAEHPGQFFFERNLRPGSAPDWVTTRQFEHQTRLTRYPMVNDAATLIWLAQLDALEIHTPQWRYGPRGGIHGPDRMVFDLDPGEGASLAQCADVAHLVREELDARDLMSVPVTTGSSGIHVYAEVASGHRPSVVRDIVHRIADDIAGKHPDLVVSRMAREERRGRVLIDWSQNDGVKTTCVPYSLRGRARPTVAAPRTWDEIDSGVRQLGFRQVADRLLSTGDPLDVLLGPGDGGPSFVIQEHDASHLHWDFRLEHDGVLVSWALPKGVPRDSGTNRLAVQTEDHPLSYGGFEGRIDEGSPGAGTVDIWDAGSYSLEKWRDDEIVMTLYGRQNGGLGGEPQKFSLIRTRMNDDSRNWLLHLMSTK comes from the coding sequence ATGAGTACTGCCGAGACCGTTGAGGTCGACGGACGTTCTGTGCGGGTCACACACCCGAACAAGGTGATGTACCCGTCAACCGGGACCACCAAACGCGACGTCATCGACTACCTGCTCACAGTCGCTCCATGGCTGGTGGGTCATGCGCATGACCGACCAGCCACTCGCAAGCGGTGGGTCGACGGGGTGGGGACCGCCGAACACCCGGGGCAGTTCTTCTTTGAGCGGAATCTGCGTCCGGGTAGTGCGCCGGACTGGGTGACAACGCGGCAGTTCGAGCACCAGACCCGACTGACCCGCTATCCGATGGTCAATGATGCGGCCACGCTCATCTGGCTCGCTCAGCTGGACGCGCTCGAGATCCACACGCCCCAGTGGCGTTACGGGCCGCGTGGCGGCATTCACGGCCCTGACCGGATGGTCTTCGACCTTGACCCTGGTGAGGGGGCAAGTCTGGCGCAGTGCGCGGACGTTGCACATCTCGTCCGGGAAGAACTCGATGCGCGCGACCTTATGTCAGTACCCGTGACTACGGGCAGCAGCGGGATCCATGTCTACGCGGAGGTGGCCTCAGGCCACCGCCCGTCCGTCGTCCGGGATATCGTCCATCGCATCGCTGACGATATCGCCGGGAAACACCCGGATCTCGTGGTGTCCAGGATGGCCAGGGAAGAGCGTCGGGGAAGAGTCCTGATTGACTGGAGTCAGAACGACGGGGTGAAAACCACGTGCGTACCCTATTCACTGCGCGGACGGGCGCGTCCGACGGTCGCAGCGCCCCGTACCTGGGATGAAATCGACAGTGGCGTTCGGCAACTCGGCTTCCGGCAGGTCGCCGACCGGCTGCTCAGCACCGGTGATCCGTTGGACGTCCTGCTGGGCCCCGGTGACGGCGGACCGTCCTTCGTCATCCAGGAACATGATGCATCGCACCTGCACTGGGACTTCCGCTTGGAGCATGACGGCGTGCTGGTGTCCTGGGCACTGCCGAAAGGGGTGCCCCGGGACTCCGGAACCAACCGGCTGGCGGTGCAGACCGAGGATCATCCGCTCAGCTACGGCGGATTCGAGGGCAGGATCGACGAAGGAAGCCCCGGTGCCGGCACCGTGGATATCTGGGACGCGGGGTCCTACAGCCTCGAGAAATGGCGGGACGACGAGATCGTCATGACCTTATACGGGCGACAGAA